A single window of Electrophorus electricus isolate fEleEle1 chromosome 16, fEleEle1.pri, whole genome shotgun sequence DNA harbors:
- the arl13b gene encoding ADP-ribosylation factor-like protein 13B isoform X2 — protein MFSLMANCCNWLKRWREPAKKVTLVMVGLDNAGKTAAVRGIQGESPLDVAPTVGFSKVDLKQGKFEVTIFDLGGGKRIRGIWKNYYSESHGVVFVVDSSDVQRIHETRDTMAEVLRHPRIAGKPVLVLANKQDRCGALAEADIIESLSLEKLVNENKCLCQIEPCSAVLGYGKKVDKSIKSGLNWLLSSIAKDYEAITERVQRDTAEQRALEEQDKQERAERVKRIREERDRQEREEAEREETQAEEEEEEEHANMPSPFQPISNIAHEEEDKKEKEKKEQREEGQQGGALDHRSKQEVDGDDDEESERHTPESTDSGPADQAKKKTKKLQLRRKNRVDPLRLEDSTKSPTPPPPPVGWATPKVSRLPKLEPLGDARRSARAV, from the exons ATGTTCAGTCTGATGGCGAACTGCTGCAACTGGTTGAAAAGGTGGCGCGAACCTGCAAa gaAGGTGACGCTGGTGATGGTGGGCCTGGACAACGCTGGTAAAACTGCAGCCGTGCGGGGCATTCAGGGAG AAAGCCCACTCGACGTGGCCCCCACCGTTGGCTTCTCCAAGGTGGACCTGAAGCAAGGCAAGTTTGAGGTGACCATCTTTGATCTGGGCGGAGGGAAACGCATTCGGGGCATCTGGAAGAACTACTACTCAGAATCGCATGGCGTGGTGTTCGTGGTGGACTCCAGCGATGTCCAGCGGATCCACGAGACCAGGGACACCATGGCTGAAGTGCTCCGTCACCCTCGCATCGCCGGCAAGCCCGTGCTAGT ACTCGCCAATAAGCAGGACCGGTGCGGCGCATTGGCTGAAGCCGACATCATTGAGAGCCTGTCACTGGAGAAGCTGGTCAATGAGAACAAATGTCTCTGTCAGATT GAGCCATGCTCGGCAGTGTTGGGCTATGGCAAGAAGGTCGACAAGTCCATCAAGAGCGGCCTGAACTGGCTCCTGAGCAGCATCGCCAAGGATTACGAGGCGATCACCGAGCGTGTACAGAGGGACACAGCCGAGCAGCGGGCCCTGGAGGAGCAGGACAAACAAGAGAGAGCTGAGCGAGTGAAGAGAATCCGCGAGGAGAG GGATAGGCAAGAGCGTGAGGAGGCGGAGCGAGAAGAGACACaagcggaggaggaggaggaggaggagcatgcCAACATGCCCAGCCCATTCCAGCCAATAAGCAATATTGCCCATGAG GAGGAGGACaaaaaggagaaggaaaagaaagagcagagggaggagggcCAGCAGGGCGGGGCTCTGGATCACAGGAGCAAACAGGAAgttgatggtgatgatgatgaagagagtgaaaggCACACACCAGAGAGCACCGACTCAG GTCCAGCAGACCAGGCCAAAAAGAAGACCAAGAAACTACAGCTGAGGCGGAAAAACAGGGTTGACCCACTCAGGCTGGAGGACTCCACCAAAAGCCccactccacctcctcctccag ttGGCTGGGCAACTCCCAAAGTTTCTAGGCTGCCCAAGCTTGAGCCTCTTGGAGACGCAAGGCGCTCTG CCCGGGCTGTATAA
- the arl13b gene encoding ADP-ribosylation factor-like protein 13B isoform X1 codes for MFSLMANCCNWLKRWREPAKKVTLVMVGLDNAGKTAAVRGIQGESPLDVAPTVGFSKVDLKQGKFEVTIFDLGGGKRIRGIWKNYYSESHGVVFVVDSSDVQRIHETRDTMAEVLRHPRIAGKPVLVLANKQDRCGALAEADIIESLSLEKLVNENKCLCQIEPCSAVLGYGKKVDKSIKSGLNWLLSSIAKDYEAITERVQRDTAEQRALEEQDKQERAERVKRIREERDRQEREEAEREETQAEEEEEEEHANMPSPFQPISNIAHEEEDKKEKEKKEQREEGQQGGALDHRSKQEVDGDDDEESERHTPESTDSGPADQAKKKTKKLQLRRKNRVDPLRLEDSTKSPTPPPPPVGWATPKVSRLPKLEPLGDARRSDFYRKPLPPVAIRQRPNSETHDVIS; via the exons ATGTTCAGTCTGATGGCGAACTGCTGCAACTGGTTGAAAAGGTGGCGCGAACCTGCAAa gaAGGTGACGCTGGTGATGGTGGGCCTGGACAACGCTGGTAAAACTGCAGCCGTGCGGGGCATTCAGGGAG AAAGCCCACTCGACGTGGCCCCCACCGTTGGCTTCTCCAAGGTGGACCTGAAGCAAGGCAAGTTTGAGGTGACCATCTTTGATCTGGGCGGAGGGAAACGCATTCGGGGCATCTGGAAGAACTACTACTCAGAATCGCATGGCGTGGTGTTCGTGGTGGACTCCAGCGATGTCCAGCGGATCCACGAGACCAGGGACACCATGGCTGAAGTGCTCCGTCACCCTCGCATCGCCGGCAAGCCCGTGCTAGT ACTCGCCAATAAGCAGGACCGGTGCGGCGCATTGGCTGAAGCCGACATCATTGAGAGCCTGTCACTGGAGAAGCTGGTCAATGAGAACAAATGTCTCTGTCAGATT GAGCCATGCTCGGCAGTGTTGGGCTATGGCAAGAAGGTCGACAAGTCCATCAAGAGCGGCCTGAACTGGCTCCTGAGCAGCATCGCCAAGGATTACGAGGCGATCACCGAGCGTGTACAGAGGGACACAGCCGAGCAGCGGGCCCTGGAGGAGCAGGACAAACAAGAGAGAGCTGAGCGAGTGAAGAGAATCCGCGAGGAGAG GGATAGGCAAGAGCGTGAGGAGGCGGAGCGAGAAGAGACACaagcggaggaggaggaggaggaggagcatgcCAACATGCCCAGCCCATTCCAGCCAATAAGCAATATTGCCCATGAG GAGGAGGACaaaaaggagaaggaaaagaaagagcagagggaggagggcCAGCAGGGCGGGGCTCTGGATCACAGGAGCAAACAGGAAgttgatggtgatgatgatgaagagagtgaaaggCACACACCAGAGAGCACCGACTCAG GTCCAGCAGACCAGGCCAAAAAGAAGACCAAGAAACTACAGCTGAGGCGGAAAAACAGGGTTGACCCACTCAGGCTGGAGGACTCCACCAAAAGCCccactccacctcctcctccag ttGGCTGGGCAACTCCCAAAGTTTCTAGGCTGCCCAAGCTTGAGCCTCTTGGAGACGCAAGGCGCTCTG ATTTCTATCGCAAGCCCCTCCCACCTGTAGCAATTAGACAGAGGCCAAACAGCGAAACTCATGATGTCATTTCTTAA